AGCGCTCCACCCGGCCGTCGGACCGTGCCCGCCGTGCGTTGCGCGAGAGGTGCGCGCCGTGCGCGACGGCGAGGGCGAGCAGGGAGCCGACGGGAGCGGAGGGCGCCAGTACCAGCTTGAGGTGATGCTCGAAGTAGTAGTCGGGGCCGAGGCCCGCGGCCTCCTCGTCCGTACCGGGTACGCCGTCGCTCCACGGTGTGGCCTCGATCTTCGTCCGCACCACGTCGAACCCTGCGGCCCGCAGCCCGGCCGCCTTCGCGACGGCCTCGGCCCGGACCTCCTCGTACGTCCCGGCCCCGTGCAGCGTCAGCATCGGCTGTGAGGGCACCTCCCCCTGTTCCAGGAGGATGTGGACGCACTTCAGGTGATGTGCCGCCGCATAGGCGGCCAGTTGCCCGGCCGCCTCGTGGTGCCCGTCGTCCCGGACGGTGAGATGCACCTCGAACTCCCCCACGAAAGCAGGCCTGCCGGCCGCTTCCGCCCCGCATCCGGGCACTGCCGCCCCGCCACTCGTTCGCATCCCGAGATGATCACACAGCATCCGGCGGCGGTGCCGTGGTGCCGTCCGCCGGGCCGCTTCAGGTGACGGCGGAGGTACGGGAGGGAGCAGACGGCGGCTGAGCGGGGCCCGCCGCCGGGTACGGCATGGCACGCTTGCCGGCGGACCGGCACCGCAGGCAGACGGAAGGACATGACGATGAGTGCGGACAGCGGCACCCCCCGGCGGGCAGCGCTCGCGACCTGGCCGACCCCGCTGGAGCCGGCGCCGCGGCTGGCCCGCGCGCTGGGGCTCGGCGCGGAGGACCTCTGGGTCAAGCGCGAGGACCTCACCGGTCTCGGTGGCGGCGGGAACAAGGTCCGGAAACTGGAGTGGATCTGCGGTGCGGCGCTCGCCGAGGGCGCCACGACCCTGGTGACGACCGGCGCCGCGCAGAGCAACCACGCCCGGCTGACCGCGGCCGCCGGCGCGCGGCTCGGGCTCGATGTGGTCCTGGTGCTGGCCGGTGCGGCCGGCTCCTCGACCTCCGGGAACCTCGTCCTCGACGGCCTCTTCGGGGCCACCGTCGTCTGGGCCGGGGAGGTAGGGGGCACACAACTCGCGGCCGCGGCGGAGGAGGTGGCCCAGCGGCTCCGCGAGCGGGGGGCCGTCCCGGCGCTGGTTCCGCTGGGTGGTTCCAGCCCGCTGGGCGCGTACGGCTATGCCGAGTGCGGGCGCGAACTCCTCGGCCAGGCCCCT
This genomic stretch from Streptomyces nigrescens harbors:
- a CDS encoding D-cysteine desulfhydrase family protein — encoded protein: MSADSGTPRRAALATWPTPLEPAPRLARALGLGAEDLWVKREDLTGLGGGGNKVRKLEWICGAALAEGATTLVTTGAAQSNHARLTAAAGARLGLDVVLVLAGAAGSSTSGNLVLDGLFGATVVWAGEVGGTQLAAAAEEVAQRLRERGAVPALVPLGGSSPLGAYGYAECGRELLGQAPDLDTVVVALGSGGTMAGLVDTLGPGKVLGVDCGAVPDPADTVTGLVTALSGTVHAPETLRLRREQVGAGYSTLTEESMDALTLAGRTEGIALDPVYTGRALAGLRAAVRDGSVAPGQRTVLLHSGGLPGLFGHSDAVARCQEALTVLPVHE